CACTTCCACGAAGACACCTTTCACCTCGACATCTCGCGCCCGATAAACCCCCTCGATGCAGAGGGAGGCGGGAGCGGCGCCGTGGGCTGCATGGTCCACATACACGCAACGACTGATGCCCTGACAGGTTTGATGATCGGGAGCGTGAAAGAGCTCGGCGAGACGGGTGAGGCGACGCTGGTCAGCGAGAAGGGAGTACTCCTGAACCCCCTCAGACATCCTTTGCCCGACGGCTCCACCCCCCGGCTTTTCGTTCAGAAAGTCACGGCACTGCCCGCAGCGCGGGCGGCATCCGGCATGGAAGGGTACATTGAAACGAAGGATTACCGGGGGGAGATGGTCATCGCGGCGTACCGGCACATCCGCCTCACGGAAAACCTCGGCTGGGGGCTGGTGGTAAAGCAGGACGTGTCGGAAATTCTACACCCCCTCAAAGAAGAATTGCTGTTTCACCTCGTCTTCGGCGTTTCCGGTTTTCTCCTCATACTCGGATTGGCCTATTTCCTCGCGCAGAAGCTGTTCCGGCCCATCGACGCCCTCACGGCGGCCGCAGCGAAGGTCGAGAGGGGGGACCTGGACGCACGGGCGCCGGCGGACACCGCCGACGAGATAGGGTTTCTGGCCGAAACCTTCAACTCCATGGTGGGAAAGATACAGGGCTGGCAGAGGGAGCTCGAAGGGCAAGTCAGAGCCCGCACGNNNNNNNNNNNNNNNNNNNNNNNNNNNNNNNNNNNNNNNNNNNNNNNNNNNNNNNNNNNNNNNNNNNNNNNNNNNNNNNNNNNNNNNNNNNNNNNNNNNNNNNNNNNNNNNNNNNNNNNNNNNNNNNNNNNNNNNNNNNNNNNNNNNNNNNNNNNNNNAGGCGCGCCACGGAAGCGATGAGGGAGAGCGAGGAGCGTTTCCGGGACCTGGTGGCAAACGCCCTCACCGGCATCCTCATCGTCCAGGGGGGGCAGA
This genomic interval from Deltaproteobacteria bacterium contains the following:
- a CDS encoding HAMP domain-containing protein, whose protein sequence is IEIFGIPYTPIKGEFRIQKEEVQKNLSVLADLKKKHALQWLSERRGDAEILSESEILRFSVSSLLDTIRQLENEGRRGDALWDALRQKPTYRSIIMHLKQMTSSYESYESIQIVDLAADRIISSTNEGELGLSHTKSEVFTETIDTGARGTAIGYHFHEDTFHLDISRPINPLDAEGGGSGAVGCMVHIHATTDALTGLMIGSVKELGETGEATLVSEKGVLLNPLRHPLPDGSTPRLFVQKVTALPAARAASGMEGYIETKDYRGEMVIAAYRHIRLTENLGWGLVVKQDVSEILHPLKEELLFHLVFGVSGFLLILGLAYFLAQKLFRPIDALTAAAAKVERGDLDARAPADTADEIGFLAETFNSMVGKIQGWQRELEGQVRART